The Acanthochromis polyacanthus isolate Apoly-LR-REF ecotype Palm Island chromosome 5, KAUST_Apoly_ChrSc, whole genome shotgun sequence genome includes a window with the following:
- the hp1bp3 gene encoding heterochromatin protein 1-binding protein 3 isoform X1, with protein MPIRRAAATPTQEKAPSSGAEKEPEASSEESPSADEEQVASSAAVTEGDEGKAAGDTEPTENGEKADEGAAGEKEGEGAEKKDDKCKDCAAGQCATHCYVLLLRLKDGYKYEKSKVKKVKRTIPAWASVTASKKVPVTNFAGTQNKVDNILIEAITSCNDRSGVSYQSVMKYILKNYPGMELDRKKFLIKKAMKKHIEKGTIKQLKGKGLSGTFTIGKQAPLSKKAAQKQESLGDALPLIITRLCEPKEASYNLIKKYLEQHFPKLNIENRPEVLKSALVKAVERGQLEQITGKGARGTFQLKRTGNKILLKGGALEDAITAAITAMNEPKTCSTTTLRKYLVDANKDRKEYQLVANLRRTLTKCKVLGWMEQITGHGFTGTYQLSFPFYPSPTILYPDKFKDVQDKKAAAPTKRRRTADSSDEEDEESEEEEEEEEEEEEEEEESEEEAPSRQRKSQKRPPPKARRPPPTKKSRSASQSKARGRGRALPKKSPAKTAAAPAKKAAAPAKKAAAPAKREGRKVSASKKETASPVKATPVKRGAPARKPKTPAVKKLTSRGSKRPVARESSAEETSTKETRSGSKRSKPEESSPEEPAVKKATKSSSRRQDPEESSSEEPVAKKGAKSNKQSARRSKRGRY; from the exons ATGCCGATTCGCCGAGCCGCTGCGACTCCGACCCAGGAGAAGGCCCCCTCCTCGGGAGCAGAGAAAG AGCCTGAAGCCTCCTCAGAGGAGTCGCCCTCTGCTGATGAGGAGCAGGTCGCATCTTCGGCTGCGGTGACCGAGGGTGATGAAGGCAAGGCGGCGGGTGACACAGAGCCAACCGAGAACGGCGAGAAGGCCGATGAAGGAGCTGCGGGAGAGAAGGAAGGGGAAGGCGCTGAGAAGAAAGA TGACAAATGCAAGGACTGCGCGGCTGGACAGTGCGCAACACACTGCTATGTTCTCCTACTAAG GTTGAAGGATGGCTACAAGTACGAGAAATCCAAAGTCAAGAAGGTGAAAAGGACGATTCCTGCGTGGGCTAGCGTCACCGCCAGCAAAAAGGTTCCCGTAACCAACTTTGCAGGCACTCAGAACAAAGTGGATAATATCCTCATTGAAGCCATCACG TCTTGTAATGACAGGTCGGGGGTTTCGTACCAGTCGGTCATgaaatatattttgaaaaattaccCGGGGATGGAGCTTGACAGGAAGAAGTTTCTTATCAAGAAGGCAATGAAGAAACACATAGAGAAGGGCACCATCAAACAG CTGAAGGGTAAAGGCCTTTCAGGAACCTTCACCATTGGGAAGCAGGCTCCCTTGTCAAAG AAAGCAGCTCAGAAGCAGGAGTCTCTGGGAGATGCTCTTCCTCTCATCATCACTCGGCTCTGTGAGCCCAAAGAGGCCTCGTACAACCTGATCAAGAAATACCTGGAGCAGCACTTCCCCAAGCTCAACATCGAAAACAG GCCAGAAGTCCTGAAGTCAGCGCTGGTGAAGGCAGTAGAGAGAGGCCAGCTGGAGCAGATCACTGGGAAAGGAGCCAGAGGGACATTTCAG CTGAAGCGCACTGGCAACAAAATCCTGCTGAAGGGCGGCGCCTTAGAAGACGCCATCACCGCTGCCATCACAGCCATGAATGAACCTAAAACCTGCAGCACCACAACTCTACGCAAATATCTAGTAGACGCCAACAAGGACAGAAAGGAGTACCAGTTAG TGGCCAACCTGAGGAGGACTCTGACCAAGTGCAAAGTACTCGGATGGATGGAGCAGATTACTGGTCACGGCTTCACAGGGACCTACCAGCTCTCGTTTCCTTTCTACCCGAG tCCTACCATCCTATACCCAGACAAGTTTAAAGACGTTCAGGACAAAAAGGCTGCAGCTCCAACCAAACGGAGGAGGACAGCAGACTCTTCAgatgaggaagatgaagagtcagaagaggaggaggaggaggaggaggaagaagaggaagaagaggaggagtcTGAAGAAGAAGCTCCTTCCCGTCAGAG GAAATCTCAGAAGAGGCCTCCACCCAAGGCTCGTCGTCCTCCACCAACCAAGAAATCTCGGAGCGCGAGCCAGTCGAAAGCTAGAGGGAGGGGACGAGCGCTGCCAAAGAAGTCACCAGCTAAGACAGCGGCAGCTCCAGCTAAgaaagcagcagctccagctaaGAAAGCGGCAGCTCCAGCcaagagggagggaaggaaagTATCAGCCTCCAAAAAGGAAACCGCATCACCAGTTAAAGCCACACCTGTAAAGAGAGGTGCTCCTGCAAGAAAGCCCAAAACACCAGCTGTGAAAAAGCTCACCAGCCGGGGGTCCAAGCGACCTGTGGCCAGAGAGTCATCGGCTGAGGAGACCAGCACAAAGGAGACAAGGAGTGGGTCCAAGCGATCGAAGCCAGAAGAGTCGTCCCCAGAGGAGCCTGCAGTTAAAAAGGCGACGAAGAGCAGTTCCAGACGGCAAGACCCCGAGGAGTCGTCCTCTGAAGAGCCTGTAGCCAAAAAGGGGGCAAAGAGCAACAAGCAGTCGGCTCGAAGGTCCAAGAGAGGGAGATACTGA
- the hp1bp3 gene encoding heterochromatin protein 1-binding protein 3 isoform X2 has product MPIRRAAATPTQEKAPSSGAEKEPEASSEESPSADEEQVASSAAVTEGDEGKAAGDTEPTENGEKADEGAAGEKEGEGAEKKELKDGYKYEKSKVKKVKRTIPAWASVTASKKVPVTNFAGTQNKVDNILIEAITSCNDRSGVSYQSVMKYILKNYPGMELDRKKFLIKKAMKKHIEKGTIKQLKGKGLSGTFTIGKQAPLSKKAAQKQESLGDALPLIITRLCEPKEASYNLIKKYLEQHFPKLNIENRPEVLKSALVKAVERGQLEQITGKGARGTFQLKRTGNKILLKGGALEDAITAAITAMNEPKTCSTTTLRKYLVDANKDRKEYQLVANLRRTLTKCKVLGWMEQITGHGFTGTYQLSFPFYPSPTILYPDKFKDVQDKKAAAPTKRRRTADSSDEEDEESEEEEEEEEEEEEEEEESEEEAPSRQRKSQKRPPPKARRPPPTKKSRSASQSKARGRGRALPKKSPAKTAAAPAKKAAAPAKKAAAPAKREGRKVSASKKETASPVKATPVKRGAPARKPKTPAVKKLTSRGSKRPVARESSAEETSTKETRSGSKRSKPEESSPEEPAVKKATKSSSRRQDPEESSSEEPVAKKGAKSNKQSARRSKRGRY; this is encoded by the exons ATGCCGATTCGCCGAGCCGCTGCGACTCCGACCCAGGAGAAGGCCCCCTCCTCGGGAGCAGAGAAAG AGCCTGAAGCCTCCTCAGAGGAGTCGCCCTCTGCTGATGAGGAGCAGGTCGCATCTTCGGCTGCGGTGACCGAGGGTGATGAAGGCAAGGCGGCGGGTGACACAGAGCCAACCGAGAACGGCGAGAAGGCCGATGAAGGAGCTGCGGGAGAGAAGGAAGGGGAAGGCGCTGAGAAGAAAGA GTTGAAGGATGGCTACAAGTACGAGAAATCCAAAGTCAAGAAGGTGAAAAGGACGATTCCTGCGTGGGCTAGCGTCACCGCCAGCAAAAAGGTTCCCGTAACCAACTTTGCAGGCACTCAGAACAAAGTGGATAATATCCTCATTGAAGCCATCACG TCTTGTAATGACAGGTCGGGGGTTTCGTACCAGTCGGTCATgaaatatattttgaaaaattaccCGGGGATGGAGCTTGACAGGAAGAAGTTTCTTATCAAGAAGGCAATGAAGAAACACATAGAGAAGGGCACCATCAAACAG CTGAAGGGTAAAGGCCTTTCAGGAACCTTCACCATTGGGAAGCAGGCTCCCTTGTCAAAG AAAGCAGCTCAGAAGCAGGAGTCTCTGGGAGATGCTCTTCCTCTCATCATCACTCGGCTCTGTGAGCCCAAAGAGGCCTCGTACAACCTGATCAAGAAATACCTGGAGCAGCACTTCCCCAAGCTCAACATCGAAAACAG GCCAGAAGTCCTGAAGTCAGCGCTGGTGAAGGCAGTAGAGAGAGGCCAGCTGGAGCAGATCACTGGGAAAGGAGCCAGAGGGACATTTCAG CTGAAGCGCACTGGCAACAAAATCCTGCTGAAGGGCGGCGCCTTAGAAGACGCCATCACCGCTGCCATCACAGCCATGAATGAACCTAAAACCTGCAGCACCACAACTCTACGCAAATATCTAGTAGACGCCAACAAGGACAGAAAGGAGTACCAGTTAG TGGCCAACCTGAGGAGGACTCTGACCAAGTGCAAAGTACTCGGATGGATGGAGCAGATTACTGGTCACGGCTTCACAGGGACCTACCAGCTCTCGTTTCCTTTCTACCCGAG tCCTACCATCCTATACCCAGACAAGTTTAAAGACGTTCAGGACAAAAAGGCTGCAGCTCCAACCAAACGGAGGAGGACAGCAGACTCTTCAgatgaggaagatgaagagtcagaagaggaggaggaggaggaggaggaagaagaggaagaagaggaggagtcTGAAGAAGAAGCTCCTTCCCGTCAGAG GAAATCTCAGAAGAGGCCTCCACCCAAGGCTCGTCGTCCTCCACCAACCAAGAAATCTCGGAGCGCGAGCCAGTCGAAAGCTAGAGGGAGGGGACGAGCGCTGCCAAAGAAGTCACCAGCTAAGACAGCGGCAGCTCCAGCTAAgaaagcagcagctccagctaaGAAAGCGGCAGCTCCAGCcaagagggagggaaggaaagTATCAGCCTCCAAAAAGGAAACCGCATCACCAGTTAAAGCCACACCTGTAAAGAGAGGTGCTCCTGCAAGAAAGCCCAAAACACCAGCTGTGAAAAAGCTCACCAGCCGGGGGTCCAAGCGACCTGTGGCCAGAGAGTCATCGGCTGAGGAGACCAGCACAAAGGAGACAAGGAGTGGGTCCAAGCGATCGAAGCCAGAAGAGTCGTCCCCAGAGGAGCCTGCAGTTAAAAAGGCGACGAAGAGCAGTTCCAGACGGCAAGACCCCGAGGAGTCGTCCTCTGAAGAGCCTGTAGCCAAAAAGGGGGCAAAGAGCAACAAGCAGTCGGCTCGAAGGTCCAAGAGAGGGAGATACTGA